The Acetomicrobium sp. S15 = DSM 107314 sequence GGCATGTTTTTCTGCCAACCCCTCCCAATTAACTTTATTTGCTATCTCCTTTGTAATGCCAATTTTAACAACAGGTTCCAGCTCGGTATTACCATACTGATCTGTCATTTTGGCTTGCGCAAATACCGTTACCCATTCTACTTTATCATTTTGGAAAAGCATGCTGTTTATCAGTATTGTCGTGCCTCCGGCTTTCTTTACCAAGTCTGTTTCGTCCCACACATCTCCCATTTCGTACCATATGTTAATAATCTTCTGCCCTGGCTTGGCAGCATGATCGGTAATTTCTATCTTTGTAATCTTTTCTGCAAAATTAGAATCTTTCCAAAGTGGATCTATAGACGGTTTCTGCGATAGGGCAGCCCTAATATTTTCTTCTGTTACTTCTGCTGATGGCCAATCTATTTTCTTCTTTTTCCCAAACCAACCATAAGATGTATCCGTATAGATCATAATAATAATTAGGCATAACAGTAATACCTTTGTTTCTCTTTTCATTTCCCTGCCCTCCTTTTTATATACCCCTTCTGGGCTTGTTTATGACGTACATAATCTTCCATATCTTCCATTTTTATAATGCCCTATTATATACCTTTTTTAGGCGATCCTTGATAGGCTATTACTTTCCCCAGATATCTATACCATCCGCAATCGACATCTTCAGGCGTAATTTTGATATCAGGGTATTCGGGATTTGCAGCCTTAAGGATAATGGAGCCGTCTCTTTGGGCGTAAAACCATCGGATCATCCATCTCTGATGCGCTCCGTAACATGCCAAGACAACATCTCCATCTATCGGTTCTTCTTCTGGAGCGACTACGATGATATCGCCATCATATATTCTCGCTGCGGCCATCGAATCACCTTCTACCCTGCAGGCAAACATGCCATTTGTGCGAATCGGCCCAAGGGCGTCGACGTCCACCGCCAATCTCCCCTCAA is a genomic window containing:
- a CDS encoding LexA family protein; amino-acid sequence: MLTGDEIRKARKAKNLTQSELAAIIGVSRSAIYDWERGKYSPTGERAIKLANALGLSVTEFLPDYLLEERKPNEAAPTNHNIILVPLLSDVTRACCGMGNGYEFPDDTIEGRLAVDVDALGPIRTNGMFACRVEGDSMAAARIYDGDIIVVAPEEEPIDGDVVLACYGAHQRWMIRWFYAQRDGSIILKAANPEYPDIKITPEDVDCGWYRYLGKVIAYQGSPKKGI